One Candidatus Cetobacterium colombiensis genomic window carries:
- a CDS encoding discoidin domain-containing protein codes for MLKNTYVNKLINNLSIIDRIKFSCNEVIEKVILRYLDGYGNEKLQEFSINQIQNIVTIDFNKTLVQELTIEILGAQAIADIELNTYPIEKFSINEDIERKILLNTLSLTSSPAETTKPIERAFDGDLNSDAQLKKYSTYAWIHMSLDEERLIDKFNILSYRAATSGLIKKFRILVKNPMDQSWVEAGNYTVDEFKNEWLTIKTTPYLTKEVTLIVEDSENKWAYINEIELYNYSTLERDILNLFTDETLTDIRFNVSYKEIMNLKARVVNTQYFNDLLDKALEIYLSKEVPGTFRLTFDDLKVVDNITFRTYGEIEAYNVSYINSTNESVKISTPILENNENKTLNIPKILTKEIYVEIYGVSDPIDIRYKEYPLSDFALTEDAERKISKESIEILTINENSKFPLTNMLDGNERSESHMSGTYSGHHDYNFKFDTLKMVDKFKILSTRFNPNFTSGSIKRFELFNKDLSSNELVSLGTYFVEEYNDNWCELNFEPALTNELILRVYESDRNWICINEVEIYQHSLLEKAIKNLFLNNEFNSLKEDVTYWDILNLKKQVQNTKEYMDLLNIAEDLYYEDKSPVTLELKFDTLKVIDDIQFKVNGIMEKNYIGYINTQNENVKLVAPLIQNGENVTIDTSKFLTKKIYIELYGVTEINDLTFSEYPFEKYAIIEDIEKKLPKEMVEVFTKNENSNFPLINMFDGNEKSESHMSSTFNGHHDYNFKFNSLRIVDKFRILSTRFNPNFTSGSIKRFELLGKDLSGDKLILLGEYVVEEYNDNWRELDFTPILTDELILRIYESDRNWVCINEVEILHFSTLEARIEYLFTDKWCTSLRSDVTFEEIKELSDLVTITQEYRDLINRAFELFYDGVPPKSIEIEFDDLKVFSAIEFDIVGKLEKVLLSYYDTYHNLQEKDCSVQIIDDKGIITLEGYAYTKAVKIEAYAAKDIKNIKFTEHAIEEFVLIEDLEQRISYDEVIVSCNNVNESYPLSNMFDGNVKTDFRSRGFNEFLDINIKLKKASIIDEIGLTSFRFDSPNGVTGLIKKATILIKDTVSKNWLEFGKLQIDEFITNMHILKNIPYLTDEICIRILEAGRSWALINELSINKYSLLEAEIKSLFTDETYTLLKDSVTYKLIKALKERVVSSEDLKELVSKALELYFENKTPILEVIPVNNEVIFDRIDLEVIGEIERIVFEYKDAFKNRIQKTFDYIEQVEDKFSLNLPKLNGNNALIGVPSGKRGITTLRNFETLYKSLILLRL; via the coding sequence ATGTTGAAAAATACTTACGTAAATAAATTAATAAATAATCTGAGTATAATTGATAGAATAAAGTTTTCATGTAATGAAGTTATAGAAAAAGTAATTTTAAGATATTTAGATGGGTATGGGAACGAAAAGTTACAAGAGTTTTCTATAAATCAAATTCAAAATATCGTAACAATAGATTTTAATAAAACATTAGTTCAAGAGTTAACTATTGAAATTTTGGGAGCTCAAGCAATAGCTGATATTGAACTTAATACATATCCTATAGAAAAATTTAGTATAAATGAAGATATAGAAAGAAAAATACTTTTAAATACATTATCATTAACTTCATCACCAGCAGAGACAACAAAGCCAATAGAAAGAGCTTTTGATGGAGATTTAAACTCAGATGCTCAATTAAAAAAATATTCAACTTATGCTTGGATACATATGTCTTTAGATGAGGAAAGATTAATTGATAAATTTAATATATTAAGTTATAGAGCAGCGACATCTGGACTTATAAAAAAATTCAGAATTTTGGTAAAAAATCCAATGGATCAATCTTGGGTTGAAGCAGGAAACTACACAGTTGATGAATTTAAGAATGAATGGTTAACAATAAAAACGACTCCTTATTTAACTAAAGAAGTAACACTAATAGTTGAAGATTCAGAAAATAAATGGGCATATATAAATGAAATTGAGCTATATAATTATTCAACTTTAGAAAGAGATATTTTAAATTTATTTACAGATGAGACATTAACTGATATAAGATTTAATGTTTCTTACAAAGAGATTATGAATTTAAAAGCAAGAGTTGTAAATACTCAATATTTTAATGATCTTTTAGATAAGGCATTAGAGATATACTTAAGCAAAGAAGTACCAGGAACGTTTAGATTAACTTTTGATGATTTAAAAGTAGTTGATAATATAACTTTTAGAACTTACGGAGAGATAGAAGCTTACAATGTTAGTTATATAAATTCTACCAATGAATCGGTAAAAATTTCTACACCAATATTAGAAAATAATGAAAATAAAACTTTAAATATACCTAAAATTCTTACAAAAGAGATTTATGTTGAAATTTATGGTGTAAGTGATCCAATAGATATAAGATATAAAGAGTATCCTTTATCTGATTTTGCTTTAACTGAAGATGCAGAAAGAAAAATTTCTAAAGAGAGTATAGAAATATTAACAATAAATGAAAATTCAAAGTTTCCATTAACAAATATGTTAGATGGAAATGAAAGAAGTGAATCACATATGAGTGGAACTTATAGTGGTCATCATGATTACAACTTTAAATTTGATACATTAAAAATGGTTGATAAATTTAAAATTTTAAGTACAAGATTTAATCCTAATTTTACATCAGGATCTATAAAAAGATTTGAACTATTTAATAAGGATTTAAGTAGTAATGAATTAGTTTCTTTAGGAACTTATTTTGTTGAAGAGTACAATGATAATTGGTGTGAATTAAATTTTGAACCAGCTTTAACAAATGAGCTAATTTTAAGGGTATATGAATCTGATAGAAATTGGATTTGTATAAATGAAGTTGAAATATACCAACATAGTCTTTTAGAAAAAGCTATAAAAAATCTTTTCTTAAATAATGAGTTCAACTCTTTAAAAGAAGATGTAACATATTGGGATATATTAAATCTTAAAAAACAAGTTCAAAACACAAAAGAATATATGGATCTTTTAAATATAGCCGAAGATTTATATTACGAAGATAAATCTCCAGTAACATTAGAATTAAAATTTGATACACTAAAAGTTATAGATGATATCCAATTTAAAGTTAATGGAATTATGGAAAAAAATTATATTGGTTATATAAATACACAAAACGAGAACGTAAAATTGGTAGCTCCATTAATTCAAAATGGAGAAAATGTAACAATAGATACTTCTAAATTTTTAACAAAAAAAATATATATAGAATTATATGGTGTAACAGAGATAAATGATTTAACATTCTCTGAATATCCTTTTGAAAAGTATGCAATAATAGAGGATATAGAAAAAAAATTGCCTAAAGAGATGGTTGAAGTATTTACTAAAAATGAAAATTCAAACTTTCCATTAATAAATATGTTTGATGGAAATGAAAAAAGTGAATCTCATATGAGTAGTACTTTTAATGGACATCATGATTATAACTTTAAATTTAATAGCCTAAGAATAGTTGATAAATTTAGAATTTTAAGTACAAGATTTAATCCTAATTTTACATCAGGATCTATAAAAAGATTTGAACTTTTAGGAAAAGATTTAAGTGGTGATAAATTAATTCTTTTAGGAGAATATGTTGTTGAAGAATACAATGATAACTGGCGTGAACTAGATTTTACTCCTATTTTAACAGATGAATTAATTTTAAGAATATATGAGTCTGATAGAAATTGGGTTTGTATAAATGAAGTTGAAATATTACATTTTAGTACTTTAGAAGCTAGAATAGAATATTTATTTACAGATAAGTGGTGTACTTCACTAAGAAGTGATGTAACATTTGAGGAGATAAAAGAATTATCTGATTTAGTAACAATAACTCAAGAATATAGAGATTTAATAAATAGAGCATTTGAATTATTCTATGATGGAGTACCACCAAAATCTATTGAAATAGAGTTTGATGATTTAAAAGTATTTTCAGCAATAGAGTTTGATATAGTTGGAAAATTAGAAAAGGTTCTTTTAAGTTACTATGATACATATCATAATTTACAAGAAAAAGATTGTTCAGTTCAAATTATAGATGATAAAGGAATAATAACTCTTGAAGGATATGCATATACAAAAGCTGTAAAGATAGAAGCCTATGCAGCAAAAGATATAAAAAATATAAAGTTCACAGAACATGCAATAGAGGAATTTGTTTTAATAGAAGATTTAGAACAAAGAATTTCTTATGATGAAGTAATTGTAAGTTGTAATAATGTAAATGAAAGCTATCCTCTTTCTAATATGTTCGATGGAAATGTAAAAACTGATTTCCGTTCTAGAGGATTTAATGAATTTTTAGATATTAATATAAAATTGAAAAAAGCATCAATTATAGATGAAATTGGTTTAACGAGCTTTAGATTTGATAGTCCTAATGGAGTAACAGGATTAATAAAAAAAGCTACGATTTTAATAAAAGATACAGTTTCTAAAAATTGGCTAGAATTTGGAAAATTACAAATTGATGAATTTATAACAAATATGCATATTTTAAAAAATATTCCTTATTTAACAGATGAAATATGTATAAGAATTTTAGAAGCAGGTAGAAGCTGGGCTTTAATAAATGAATTATCAATAAATAAATATAGTTTATTAGAAGCAGAAATAAAGAGTTTATTTACAGATGAAACATATACACTTTTAAAAGATAGTGTAACTTATAAACTAATTAAAGCTTTAAAAGAAAGAGTAGTTAGCTCAGAAGATTTAAAAGAGTTAGTTTCAAAAGCTTTAGAGTTATATTTTGAAAATAAAACTCCTATTCTTGAGGTAATTCCAGTTAATAATGAAGTGATTTTTGATAGAATCGATTTAGAGGTTATTGGAGAAATAGAAAGAATAGTTTTTGAATATAAGGATGCTTTTAAAAATAGAATTCAAAAAACATTTGATTATATTGAACAGGTTGAAGATAAATTTAGTTTAAATCTTCCAAAGTTGAATGGAAATAATGCTTTAATAGGGGTACCATCAGGAAAACGCGGAATAACAACGCTAAGGAATTTTGAAACACTATATAAGTCTTTGATTTTATTAAGGTTATAA